In the genome of Streptomyces fagopyri, the window ACCGATCATCAGGCGGGCTCCGTCGTCGTCGCGGATCGCCGCGTACAGGTCACCGCCGATCTGGGCCTCCTCCTCGGCGGCCAGGTACAGCGACGCCGTCCTCAGTGGACCGATCCGGTCCGGGAGCGGCCACAGCAGTACCCGCTGCGCGGCCTCGGACACCGACCGCACCTGCTCCAGCTGCCGGCCCTTCCGCTCACGCAGCAGGCTGAAGAACACGGTCAGGCAGGTGAGCAGGGCGAGGGACACCAGCTGCACCGCGTTGTTCCTGGTGAATTCCTCACCCGCGCCGATGAGTGCCTGGGCGGCCACGGCCAGGGCGCCCGTCAGAGCGGTCAGCCGGGGACCCGCGAAGGAGCAGGTGACCGCGGGTGCGATGACGAGCAGGGGCCCCAGGTGGATGTCCTGGGGAGCCAGCAGGTCCGCGACGCTGATCACCACGATGAGTCCCAGCGGTATCACGAGCAGTGCATACCGTCGCTGCCACAACGGCCGCGGTCCGGGACGAGGGAGCCCGTGGGTCATGTAATCCACCATGCACCCGGCCGCGACGCCCCACGAGCTCCGGCGGCGGGTGGCTCCGGTCAAGAACCTCCGCACGCGGGCGGCGGACCCCGGGGAACGGGGTCTCCGTCGGCGGTCGCGACGGTGGGGGCGACAGCGGAGGGCGACGGCGGAGGGCGACGGCGGAAAGCGACGTCCCGACCGGTCGCCGGGACTTGCTCCAGGGGGCGATCTTGTCCCTTCGACCCGAGAATGAGCGTGTCGCGAGAGGGAGGCGTCGCCCGGTCCCGACACCGCGGAGAGGATGGGTCATGCCGGACAGGAGAGCCGAACGCATCGCGGATCTCATCGAGCCGCTGCGGGTGCCCCCGGGGTCGAAGGTCAGGCTGGGCAGGGACTTCGACCCGCGCTTCAAGGCCGGTCTGAAGAAGCGGGACGGAGTCGGACTGCTGCGGACCGGGGTGGATCTGCTGGCCGAGTACCAGGGACGACTGGCCGCCCAGGACTCCTACGGCGTGCTGCTGTGCCTCCAGGCGCTCGATGCCGGGGGCAAGGACGGAACGATCCGTCATGTGATGAGCGGCGTCAATCCTCAGGGTGTGCGCGTCAGCAGCTTCAAGGTGCCCTCCGCCGAGGAACTGGACCACGACTACCTGTGGCGTTACGCCCGGCGGCTCCCCGAACGCGGTGAGATCGCCATCTTCAACCGCTCGCACTACGAGGAGGTCCTCGTCGTACGTGTGCACCCGGAGATCCTCACGCGGCAGAGGCTGCCCGACGGACCGGGCGTGTGGGAGCGGCGGTACCGGGAGATCAACGACTGGGAGCGGTATCTGACGGACAACGGGTTCAAGGTGGTGAAGATCTTCCTGAACCTGTCGAAGGAGGAGCAGCGCACCCGCTTCATGAAGCGTCTCGACCTGCCGGAGAAGAACTGGAAGTTCTCCGCCGCCGATGTCCGGGAGCGGCAGTACTGGGACGACTACCAGCACGCGTTCTCCGAGATGCTGTCGGCCACGAGTACGAAGTGGGCGCCCTGGTACGTGGTGCCGGCGGACCGGAAGTGGTTCGCGCGGATCTGTACGGCGGCGGTCCTCGTGCACACCCTGATGGACATCGACCCCCGGTACCCGGAGGTGGGGGACGCGGCGCGGAAGGAACTGCTCGCGGCCAAGCGGAAGCTGGAGCGGGAGGCTCCCCCGGGTCTGCCGCCCGATCCGTACGCCGCACGGCATGCGTCGGCGCCGAAGGACAAGCGCCGTTAGGGCGTGTCGCGAACGTCGCGCCGTCCGTCCGGAGGCCGTGCCGGGCGTCGTGAGGCAGGCGGGAGTTCCACGGCACGCCCTGGGCCCGCAGACCGGCGGACGGTGCGGGACGACGGGCCAGGAACGGAGGCAGGGCGATGACGGTGCATCCGGATTCCGTGGGGGAGGACGGCCGGGCCGCGCGGGACCGCTGCTGGTACGCGTGTTCCCCCGAGGAGGTCGTGACGGCCCTCGGTGTCGATCCGGCGGTCGGGTTCAGCGCGGCGCGGGCCGCCGAACTCCGCACCGCGTACGGCCCCAACGCACTGCCTGAGGAGGAACGGGTCCCGGTCTGGCGCCGGTTCCTCGCCCAGTACCGCAGCAACATGCAGATCGTCCTGGTGGTCGCCGGGGCGGTCTCGCTGTGCATCAGGGAGTGGACCACCGCGGTCCTGCTCCTCGTGCTGACCGTGCTGAACGCCGTCGTGGGCCTGCGTCAGGAGGGCAAGGCCGAGAGCGCGATGAACGCGCTCACATCGATGATGCGCGCCACGGCCCGGGTCCGCAGGGACGGTTCGGAGGCCGAGATCCCCGCCGAGCAACTCGTTGTCGGCGACATCGTGCTCGTCTCCGCCGGGGACCAGGTGCCGGCGGACGGACGCATCATCGAGGCCAGCGCCCTGCAGATCGACGAGTCGGCACTCACCGGCGAGAGTGTGCCCGCCGCGAAGGACGCCGGCACACTGCCGGGCGGGCGGCAGTTGCCGCCGGGCGACCGGACCAACACGTCGTTCATGAACACCCCGGTCACTCATGGCAGCGGTGTGCTGGTGGTGACCGCCATCGGCGCGGACACCGAGCTGGGCAAGATCTCCGGAATGCTGTCCGCCACCGAGAGGGAGGTACCGCCGCTCGCCAGGGAACTGGACCGTCTGACGCTGTGGATCACGGCGGCGGCGGGGCTCACCATGGTCGTGATGTTCGCCCTGGGGCGCGGCCGGGACCAGGCCTGGGACCTGCTGTTCGTCAGTGCGGTCTCCCTGGCCGTCGCCGCCATTCCGGAGGCGTTGCCGACGGTGACGCAGGCGATCCTCTCCGTCGGAAGCCTCAACCTGGCGAAACGGAACGCCATCGTGAAGGACTTGCCGTCGGTCGAGACCCTCGCGTTCACCTCGGCGATCAACTCGGACAAGACCGGCACCCTCACGATGAACCAGATGACCGCCGTCGAGGTGCTCAGTCCCACCGACAAGTACACCGTCTCCGGCACGGGCTACGGACTGGCGGGGAAGGTCCATCATGCCGCGGGGTCCGCCGCGGGCATCGAGGAGGCCATCCTGCCGTTCGTCGTGGCCAGCGACGCGAAGCTGGTCGACGGGGAGGTGGTGGGCGATCCCACCGAGGGCGCGCTGCTGGTGCTGGCCCACAAGGCGGGTCTGGACACGGACGCCACCAGGGACGGTCTCCCCCGTGTCGCGACCCTGCCGTTCGACCCGGGCTACAAGCTCATGGCCACCTTCCATTCGGCCGTCGGCGCCTCCGGCCTGCCGGTCGTGCGCTGTTTCGTCAAAGGCGCCGCACCGGCGGTCATGGCACGGGCCACCACCGCGCTCGCGGCAGGCGGGACCGTCCCCTGGGACGCCGAACTGCTGGGCCGCGCCGAGGCGGAGACCGAGCGGATGGGCGGCGAGGGCCGCCGGGTGATGGCCGCGGCCACCCGGGACCTCGATCCGGCGGGCTTCGATCCCGACGGCGATCTGCTCGCGTACGTCACCGAGTTGCGGATGACCGCTCTCGTCGCCATGGTCGATCCGCCCCGCAAGGAGTCGAAAGCCGCCGTGGCGGACGCCCGGGCGGCACACATCCGGGTCCGCCTGGTGACGGGCGACGACGTGACCACCGGGGCGGCGATCGCCCGCCAGATCGGCATCCCCGGCGAGGCGGTGCTCGGCGCGGACTTCGCCGCCATGAGCGAGCGGGAACGGCTGGCCCGCATCGACGCCATCGGCGTGGTGGGGCGGGTCGCCCCGGAGCACAAGGTGCTGCTCGCCGACACGCTCAAGAAGAGGGGCGACGTCGTGGCGATGACCGGGGACGGCGTCAACGACGCGCCCGCCATCAAGGCCGCGGACATCGGCATCGCGATGGGCAGCGGCACGGACGTGGCGAAGACCGCCGGCCGCATGATCCTCTCCGACGACAACTTCGCCACCATCGTCTACGCCGTGGAACAGGGCCGGACGATCTACGACAACCTCACCAAGTACATCCGGTTCGTCCTGCTCCTGCTGGTCACCTTCGTCCTGACGTTTCTCGGCGCCACGGTCCTGGACATCGCGGCGGGTGAGCCCTTCACCCCGCCGCAGGTGCTGTGGATCCACTTCGTGGTCAACGCCTCCTTCGGCTTCGCACTGGGCTTCGACCGGGAGAACCCGGGGCTCATGCGCCGCAGGCCGCGTCCGCGCGGGGAGTCGGTACTCACCCGGCCCGTGCTCGTCACGGTCGGGCTCGGCGGGCTGGCCATCACCTGTGGTCTGCTCGGGCTGATCAAGCTCGGCCAGGCCCGCTTCGGCAGTGTCGAGACAGGCCGGTCGGTCGCGTTCACCGCTTTCGCGCTCTGTCTCGTCGTGGCCGCGTTCGAGTGCCGCAGCGAGACCGAATCCGTCCTGACGCCGTCCACGTTCGACAGCAGGCAGATGAACTGGGTGGCCCTGGCCCAGCTGGTGCTCTCGGTGCTGGTGACCCAACTCGACGGATTCCGCCGCATCCTGGGGACGACCTCGATCGACGCCGGTCAGTTCGGGTGGGCGCTGCTGACCGCTGTCGCGCTCTTGCTGGTGTGGGAACTCGGCAAGCTGCTGACCCGCAGGTACAGAGGCACCGGGTGAGGCCGGCGCAGGCCCCGACTCTCTCCGTTCTCCCGTCTCCCGTCTCCGGTCTCCTGACGGGGACGCCCGGAGTGGCCGGTCCCGCTGGTCAGTGGTCCGAGTCCCTGGTCCGACGAGGGGAGACCTGCTCCCTGGCTGTGCGCCATCGCGACCGGGTCTGCTCGACCACGCTGTCCCATTGCCGCCGTACCTCGTGGTCGGACGGACGGTGGCCCTGACGAATGCGGCCGAGTTCGTCGCGTACCTCTCGTCCGAGTGCCGCCGACGCGACGGTGACGAGCATGACCGCGAAGATGGCCGAGATCATCGCGAAGACGGCACCGACCACTCCGTAGCGGGAGGCGTAGGAGTTGAACAGACGCGGCAGGTAGATCCTCGCGCCGGCCGAACAGGCCGCCGTCAGGACGGCCGCGGTGATGCCGAAGGGAAGCAGGTCCGGAGGGTCGATCCGCTTCGCCGACAGGATCCAGCCGCTCCACACGAGGAACGCGGCGGTCACCAGTGCCTGTCCCACCGCGGCCGCCAGGCGGGTCCCGCCCCCGCCATCGACCGCGGAGAGCAGTCCGTTGACCACCGCGTAGCCACCGAGGGTGAGGATCCACCACAGGCCCTTGCGCGTGGTGCGCACGCCGAGGGGCTTCAGTTCCCACGCCTGTTCGAAGAGTCGCTGCGAGGCGCGCGCGAAGCTCAGGACGGAAATCGTCAGGAACACCACTCCGAAGACGCCCACGCTCACACCCGCGCCTTCGGCGGGGGAGAAGAGGGAGTCGACCGCGGTGGCGCCGGCCCCGGTGAGCCCGTAGCGCTTGATGATGCGCTCCGCGGCGTCGTAGTGGACGAAGTTGCTCAGGACGGCGCCCACGAGGAGGGAGAGCGGGACCAATGTCGTCAGCGCGCTGGATGCCAGCGCCATCGAGCGGTCGAACCCGGCGATCTTCTGGAAGCGGTTGACGACCCGCAGGGCGAATGCGGGACGCAGCCAGAACGTCAGCGTCCTGACGAGGCGTTCGCGGTTGATCCTCGCCGCCCTGCCCTCCCCGAGAAGATCGGAACCTGTCGTGGCCGCGCGAGCCTAACGGACGGTCGTGGGGCGGACGGAGGGCGACACGCACGCCTCGCTCGAAGGGCCGTGAGCCACAACCCGTGAAGACCGTCACCTCCGGTGCGCCCGTCGGCGGAATCCCACCACGAGCCTCTTGCGCGTGCCTGTGTCCGGTCTGCTCCGAGACAGCGGACACGGCGGCCCTGAGGGGGTCGCGGTCCAAGGGCGGGCGGGGACGTCGGTGATCAGTTCACGGGCACCCGTGCTCGGGCGTGGCACCGGAGTCGCGCCGTCGTCTGCGCAGGGCGTCATCCAGTTCGTCACGGACCGGGGCGGGCATCGGGTGGCCCTGGGGCCAGCCGATGACGAGGTCGGCGACCTCCCGCACCGTGATGTCACTGTGCCGCGACACCTCGCGCAGGATCTCCCACCCGCTGCCGGCCGAGAGCCTGTGGAGAGCGATAAGGACGCCGATGGCCTGGTCGACGACCGCGTGGGAGTCGAGGGCCTGGTGGAGCCGCGCGTTCTCCGCTCTGAGACGCGCAACGGTCGCGGCCCGCTCACCCTCCGGCGGGCACGGCTGAGTTCGTCGTTCACGAGGCAGGGACACGGCACGTCCTACGGCGGTATCAGGGGCTTTTCACTACAGCTGCCCTGTCCGCACACGGTAAGACCACCTGATGCGCACCGGGATCCCCTGCGGGACGCCGTCAGGGGCGACGCTGACGGCCGACTCGACGGAGTGCGTCGAACAGGGTGCCGTTGCCGTGACCGGCGCCCGGACCACACCACGTCACTCCGCGGGCCCGCGAACAGCAGCTCCGTCGGCCTTCCACGGCACCCTCCTCGCAGGACCCCGCCATGGACGCGGGCCATCGGGGCGGCCACTCGGCGCCCGCCGCCGACAATCCCGGGAGCCGCCCGAGCGGCCTGTCGTGGCCGGCCGTGACGCCCAGCGCGGCGACACGCGGCTGGGCCAGGAAGGCTTCGCGTTCTTCGCGTGAGAGTGCCATGCGTCCGACTGCAGGTCCGGGTACCGACAGCGTCCTCGTGGGCGGACGGCCCGGTGGAGGTGCGGTGCGGCTACTCGGCCACTCCGGGTGTCGGCCTCTCGGCCACTCCGTCTTCTTCGCCTTCTTCGCCTTCTTCGCCTTCTTCGCTCAGCGGATGCCGAAGAGGGCGATGACCCGGGCCGGGGTGCGGAGGGTGTCGGAGGCGATGGGGGAACGTGCGACCAGCACATATCGGACCGATGAGGAAAGGCCGGGCCGGGTGGACAACCGTCCACCACGCGCGAGGGCGGGGGCGACAACCGTCCCGGTTGTCGCCCCCGCCCCGAAAACGTCGCGGCGCCGCCCCGTCAGAAGCCCTGCGGGCCGCCGTAATAGCCACCCAGCTGCCGGTGGTAGTCGGCGTCGCCCAGGTGCTTCTGCCTGTCGAACTCGGGAGCGTTCTTGATCTGCTCCTTGGTCTGGTCGACGTAGATCTTCTGGTCGTCCACGTCGACGCGGTTGACCGTGCCCGCCGGCAGAAGAACTTCCTTGCCGAAGATCCACGGGCCGGTGTCGACCACGAGGTAGGAGGAGTCGACCTCGTCCGAGTGCTTGTCGACCTTGCCGATGGAACCGTCCACGGCCTCGACCTTGTAACCCGTCAGGACGGCGCCTTCAAGACGGCCGGACGTCTCGCGGTATCCCCACACATTGTCAGACATGAAAAACCCCTTCATATTTCGACAACGATCCGAAATTCAACAGCCTTTGCGCTTCTGGATCTTCCGGACCCTCGAAAAGGCGAGTGCCCCCGGGACCGGTCCCCACACCCACCGAATCCGGCGGTCGGCCGCGACTCCGCCCGAGCCCTCCCCGATGAGATCGCGACCAGTCACTCTCCCGCGCGGTGCAGTTTGGGGTCGTGGCGGTCGGGCATCCGCAATGGGGGCGGTGGGCGAGCGGCGCGCATTCCGCCCTCCGCGGCCCTCTTCACCTGCCGACGAAGGGATGGAACTCGTCATGAGCGCGACGGTCTGGGAATACCCTGAGAATGCCGGATACACGGCCGGTACAAGCCTGGACGGCTTCAAGGTCGAAGCGACGGACGGGAGCGTCGGTAAGGTCGAGAAGCATTTCGAGGACGCCGAATTCATTGAAGGCACCGAAGCCGCGTACCTCGTGGTGAACACCAGTACATGGCTCTTCGGAAAACTGTGCCTGCTCCCCGCCGGAGTAATCCGGGGTATGGACACGGACGGCCAGAAGATCTACATCGGGCTCACGCGGGAACAGATCGAGGGCGCTCCCGGATTCAACGAGGACAAACACCTCCGCGACGCGGAGTACCACCGGATCATCGGCGCCTACTACGACCGCCACCTGCGGCGCTGAGGCCGGCCACCGCGTCCGGCCGTCAGGCGTCGAGCCGTCAGGCGTTCGTGAGCGTCACCTGCATGTCGATCTCCTGGTCTCCGGACACCGACCCGGCGATCTGTACGTCGAACGCAGAAGCGAGCGCCTCGCACATATGACCGACGGCCACCGGGCCACCCTGAAGGTCCACGAGAACGGTCCCGGCCAGGGAGACGTCCGGGGAGAGTACGGCGCCGTGCGGGACAGCGAAGGCCGCTGTCCAGGTGTCCACGCGGACCCCCGTGTCGTGATGCGGCTCGTCGTGTCCGCCTTCGGGCGTCAACCGCGCACCCAGGGTCCGGAGCACGGTGTCGGCGTCCTCGACGGAACAGGATCCCAGGACGACCTGTACCAGGTCGGGGGTGGCGGCCTGGCCGGCCGATGTCGATGTGTCGTTCACAGTGTCCTCGCTCTTCTTCCGGGCGGCGTCGAGCACGCTCCACGCGTGAGGCGCGTGGCCCCGGCCTCTCCGGCCGGGCGCAGGATCGGTCGGAGATGACGGCGCGGCCGAAGCCGGTCCGCTCCGCCGTGGCCATGCGCTCGACGAGGGTGGCGGGCCCGGCCCTCTCGGCCATCACCGCACAACCCATACGAACCATATATTCCGCATAGCCCATTTTCGCGCCCTGACACATCCGGGGCGGGCGGATGGGTTCGACGGCCGAAGCGGTGACGGGCGGGGCCGTGTCCGCGGTCGGCGTGAGCGTCGGCGTCAGGCCGCGCGGGCGGCTACCCGGTGTCGAGACCCGGCACCGGGACGCCGGCCGCGGGGGCGGCATGTCCGTGCCGTCCCACGTCACCCGTTCGGGACATGGGACGGCACGGATGACAACACCCGCCGACGTGCGGGGAGTTCACTTCGCCGGGACGTCTTCTCCTCGCAGGGTGACCGCGGTGAGGTGGTAGAAGCGCGGCCAGAGCTGCGGCCAGGGGTGCCGCGGGCCCCGGCACAGCCAAATGGCCTGCCCCCGGTTCAGGTTGGGCACGTGCAGGTGGTTGTCGACCGTACCGACCCTGCGGACGCTCTCGAAGAACCCGTCCAGGTACGGCTTGTCCGCGCCGACGTAGATGACGCTCGTCACGCTGTCCGCCGGGCGTCCGAAGTACCAGTAGCCCCGATGA includes:
- a CDS encoding polyphosphate kinase 2 family protein; translation: MPDRRAERIADLIEPLRVPPGSKVRLGRDFDPRFKAGLKKRDGVGLLRTGVDLLAEYQGRLAAQDSYGVLLCLQALDAGGKDGTIRHVMSGVNPQGVRVSSFKVPSAEELDHDYLWRYARRLPERGEIAIFNRSHYEEVLVVRVHPEILTRQRLPDGPGVWERRYREINDWERYLTDNGFKVVKIFLNLSKEEQRTRFMKRLDLPEKNWKFSAADVRERQYWDDYQHAFSEMLSATSTKWAPWYVVPADRKWFARICTAAVLVHTLMDIDPRYPEVGDAARKELLAAKRKLEREAPPGLPPDPYAARHASAPKDKRR
- a CDS encoding cation-translocating P-type ATPase, encoding MTVHPDSVGEDGRAARDRCWYACSPEEVVTALGVDPAVGFSAARAAELRTAYGPNALPEEERVPVWRRFLAQYRSNMQIVLVVAGAVSLCIREWTTAVLLLVLTVLNAVVGLRQEGKAESAMNALTSMMRATARVRRDGSEAEIPAEQLVVGDIVLVSAGDQVPADGRIIEASALQIDESALTGESVPAAKDAGTLPGGRQLPPGDRTNTSFMNTPVTHGSGVLVVTAIGADTELGKISGMLSATEREVPPLARELDRLTLWITAAAGLTMVVMFALGRGRDQAWDLLFVSAVSLAVAAIPEALPTVTQAILSVGSLNLAKRNAIVKDLPSVETLAFTSAINSDKTGTLTMNQMTAVEVLSPTDKYTVSGTGYGLAGKVHHAAGSAAGIEEAILPFVVASDAKLVDGEVVGDPTEGALLVLAHKAGLDTDATRDGLPRVATLPFDPGYKLMATFHSAVGASGLPVVRCFVKGAAPAVMARATTALAAGGTVPWDAELLGRAEAETERMGGEGRRVMAAATRDLDPAGFDPDGDLLAYVTELRMTALVAMVDPPRKESKAAVADARAAHIRVRLVTGDDVTTGAAIARQIGIPGEAVLGADFAAMSERERLARIDAIGVVGRVAPEHKVLLADTLKKRGDVVAMTGDGVNDAPAIKAADIGIAMGSGTDVAKTAGRMILSDDNFATIVYAVEQGRTIYDNLTKYIRFVLLLLVTFVLTFLGATVLDIAAGEPFTPPQVLWIHFVVNASFGFALGFDRENPGLMRRRPRPRGESVLTRPVLVTVGLGGLAITCGLLGLIKLGQARFGSVETGRSVAFTAFALCLVVAAFECRSETESVLTPSTFDSRQMNWVALAQLVLSVLVTQLDGFRRILGTTSIDAGQFGWALLTAVALLLVWELGKLLTRRYRGTG
- a CDS encoding ANTAR domain-containing protein; this encodes MSLPRERRTQPCPPEGERAATVARLRAENARLHQALDSHAVVDQAIGVLIALHRLSAGSGWEILREVSRHSDITVREVADLVIGWPQGHPMPAPVRDELDDALRRRRRDSGATPEHGCP
- a CDS encoding PRC-barrel domain-containing protein, whose protein sequence is MSDNVWGYRETSGRLEGAVLTGYKVEAVDGSIGKVDKHSDEVDSSYLVVDTGPWIFGKEVLLPAGTVNRVDVDDQKIYVDQTKEQIKNAPEFDRQKHLGDADYHRQLGGYYGGPQGF
- a CDS encoding PRC-barrel domain containing protein, which produces MSATVWEYPENAGYTAGTSLDGFKVEATDGSVGKVEKHFEDAEFIEGTEAAYLVVNTSTWLFGKLCLLPAGVIRGMDTDGQKIYIGLTREQIEGAPGFNEDKHLRDAEYHRIIGAYYDRHLRR